One segment of Melospiza melodia melodia isolate bMelMel2 unplaced genomic scaffold, bMelMel2.pri scaffold_306, whole genome shotgun sequence DNA contains the following:
- the SARS2 gene encoding serine--tRNA ligase, mitochondrial isoform X1 — MAARRALLRAAGRAAGGRRGAAGAASGPGPAPASSPGAGAAPGPDPAPGPSPGTAPGLGPAPGASPGAAAGRSRLYEHAREGLSARPQLDVTALSERDVERRRGPLGGAALREIVRTWSRLGKVRDGIARLEAEKGRVAQGVREIMASQDKAAAKTQPELAALRERGRSLRGQLRVLQAEESELEQRFYLGALQLPNRTHPAVPVGDQSQARLLEVVGEKPVFDFKPKGHLELGEGLDIIRQRRLSHVSGHRSYYLCGAGALLQHALVTFTLQKLLSKGFLPMAVPDLLRGAVFEGCGVQPSAAPSQVYSIDPARFEDLCLAGTSEVGIAGYFMDHAVQLQDLPVRVVCSSTCYRAETDTGREPWGLYRVHQFTKVEMFGVTAAERGTESEELLDEFLGLQKEIFSELGLHYRVLDMPTEELGLPAYRKFDIEAWMPGRGKFGEISSASNCTDYQSRRLNIMYSGEGGRLSHAHTVNGTACAVPRLLIALLECNQLPDGRVRVPPALQPLVGREVLARPPAPLLSYIGPNQPGGGPPKMGRGP; from the exons atggcggcgcgcCGGGCGCTGCTGCGGGCGGCGGGacgggcggcgggcgggcggcgcggggccgcgGGGGCAGCTTCCGGTCCGGGTCCCGCTCCCGCGTCCTCTCCTGGTGCTGGGGCCGCTCCCGGTCCGGACCCTGCTCCCGGGCCTTCCCCCGGTACCGCTCCCGGTCTGGGCCCCGCTCCCGGGGCCTCTCCCGGGGCCGCGGCCGGGAGGAGCCGGCTGTACGAGCACGCGCGTGAGGGGCTGAGCGCGCGGCCGCAGCTGGACGTGACCGCGCTCAGCGAGCGGGACGTGGAGCGGCGCCGCGGGCCGCTAGGGGGCGCCGCGCTCCGCGAGATC GTGCGGACGTGGTCGCGGCTCGGGAAGGTGCGCGATGGCATCGCCCGGCTGGAGGCGGAGAAGGGGCGCGTGGCCCAGGGGGTCCGCGAGATCATG GCCTCCCAGgacaaggcagcggccaagacg cagccggAGCTGGCAGCgctgcgggagcggggccggagccTCCGGGGGCAGCTCCGGGTGCTCCAGGCCGAGGAATCTGAGCTGGAGCAGAGATTCTACCTgggggccctgcagctgcccaacAGGACCCACCCCGCTGTG cccgtCGGGGACCAGAGCCAGGCCCGGCTGCTCGAGGTGGTTGGGGAGAAAccag tgTTCGATTTCAAGCCAAAGGGACACCTGGAGctgggggaggggctggacatCATCCGGCAGAG GCGCCTGTCCCACGTGTCCGGCCATCGCTCCTATTACctgtgcggggccggggccctgcTCCAGCACGCCCTCGTCACCTTCACCCTGCAGAAACTGCTCAGCAAG ggcttccTGCCCATGGCGGTGCCGGACCTGCTGCGAGGAGCCGTTTTT gagGGCTGCGGGGTCCAGCCCAGCGCCGCCCCCTCCCAGGTTTACAGCATCGACCCCGCGCGCTTCGAGGACCTGTGCCTGGCCGGGACCTCGGAGGTGGGGATtgcag GGTATTTCATGGACCACGCTGTGCAGCTGCAGGACCTGCCTGTCAG GGTCGTGTGCTCCAGCACCTGCTACCGCGCCGAGACCGACACGGGCCGCGAGCCCTGGGGGCTCTACCGCGTGCACCAGTTCACCaag GTGGAGATGTTCGGGGTGACGGCGGCCGAGCGCGGCACCGAGAGCGAGGAGCTGCTGGACGAGTTCCTGGGGCTCCAGAAGGAGATTTTCTCAGAGCTGGGGCTCCATTACCG TGTCCTGGACATGCCCACGGAGGAGTTGGGGCTCCCCGCCTACCGCAAGTTCGACATCGAGGCCTGGATGCCCGGAcggggcaaatttggggag ATTTCCAGCGCCTCCAACTGCACCGATTACCAGAGCCGGCGGCTGAACATCATGTACAGCGGGGAGGGGGGCCGGCTCAGCCACGCCCACACG GTGAACGGCACCGCCTGCGCCGTGCCCCGGCTGCTGATCGCGCTCCTCGAGTGCAACCAGCTCCCG GACGGGCGCGTCCGCGTGCCCCCCGCGCTGCAGCCGCTGGTGGGGCGGGAGGTGCTGGCCCGGCCCCCCGCGCCCCTCCTGAGCTACATCGGCCCCAACCAGCCCGGGGGCGGcccccccaaaatggggagggggcCCTGA
- the FBXO46 gene encoding LOW QUALITY PROTEIN: F-box only protein 46 (The sequence of the model RefSeq protein was modified relative to this genomic sequence to represent the inferred CDS: deleted 6 bases in 6 codons): MEPPNAFPQLQLWCPRPFGTFSQNKPCPSPAACHRRCHPRCPPGAPRAAAPPRTRPRSPPEPGPAGAAGAATTEDGRVLLDTWYVIKPGNTKEKVAFFVAHQCGGAARHRRHAGRASTMKVKGNWGSDSSKAKRRRRCHHEPKRPGDSADLLSVAEIVALVERRAALALQSLPRSSACDAPAPLVLLEAPGGPECRRVAAAVAQFESQKSQKPAPRGALAAPPDPTACAGAAPEAAAAAPGRTGGRRRRHGCQRAARRGRASAERQKDQITCDLYRLVSPARLLLAAKGDKDGADEAAAAEQSGRRRRRRGVRRRPRDRASGFHVDVVVTGVVDQCVFFGKDSAKQVTEETVRLPEEPPPPGQLFLLPEEPATAAAAASSSSPGKDGGAGDPALCRLYRHVSHDFLEIRFKIQRLLEPRQYMLLLPEHVMVKIFSYLPTQALAALKCSCHYFKSIIETFGVRAADSRWNRDPLYRDDPCKQCKKRYERGDVSLCRWHPKPYHHDLPYGRSYWMCCRRTDREAPGCRTGLHDNNWVHPAGGWRRRRRRAQGRGQVRAARTTDGRTRRTRTRGRLAGRQKRRRGNCDSASKTAENNFSQPAAANTKNSGCPRRATCLPCTDVDAQQG, translated from the exons atgGAGCCCCCCAACGCCTTCccgcagctgcagctctggtgcCCGCGGCCCTTCGGCACCTTCTCGCAGAACAAGCCATGCCCGTCCCCCGCCGCCTGCCATCGCCGGTGCCACCCCCGGtgcccccccggtgccccccgggcTGCCGCCCCTCCGAGAACACGCCCCCGGAGCccccccgagcccggccccgccggTGCCGCCGGCGCCGCCACCACCGAGGACGGGCGGGTGCTGCTGGACACGTGGTACGTCATCAAACCGGGCAACACCAAGGAGAAGGTGGCGTTCTTCGTGGCGCACCAGTGCGGCGGCGCCGCCAGGCACCGCCGGCAC GCCGGCCGCGCCAGCACCATGAAGGTCAAGGGCAACTGGGGCAGCGACAGCTCCAAGGCCAAGCGGCGCCGGCGCTGCCACCACGAGCCCAAAAGGC CGGGGGACAGCGCGGACCTGCTGTCGGTGGCGGAGATA GTGGCGCTGGTGGAGCGGCGCGCGGcgctggccctgcagagcctgccCCGCTCCTCCGCCTGCGACGCGCCGGCcccgctggtgctgctggaggcgccGGGCGGCCCCGAGTGCCGGCGCGTGGCGGCCGCCGTGGCGCAGTTCGAgtcccagaaatcccaaaaacCAGCGCCGCGGGGAGCGCTGGCGGCGCCGCCAGACCCAACGGCGTGTGCCGGGGCGGCgccggaggcggcggcggcggcgccgggacGGACGGGGGGCAGGCGGCGGCGCCACGGCTGCcagcgggcggcgcggcggggccgggcgag CGCGGAGCGGCAGAAGGACCAGATCACCTGCGACCTGTACCGGCTGGTGAGCCCGGCGCGGCTGCTGCTGGCCGCCAAGGGGGACAAGGACGGCGCCGACGAGGCGGCCGCGGCGGAACagagcgggcggcggcggcggcgccgaggGGTCCGGCGGCGCCCGCGGGACCGCGCGTCCGGCTTCCACGTGGACGTGGTCGTGACGGGCGTGGTGGACCAGTGCGTGTTCTTCGGCAAGGACAGCGCCAAGCAGGTGACGGAGGAGACGGTCAGGCTGCccgaggagccgccgccgccgggacaGCTCTTCCTGCTGCCCGAGGAACCGGCgacggccgcggcggcggcgtcGTCGTCATCACCGGGCAAGGACGGCGGCGCCGGCGACCCGGCGCTGTGCCGGCTGTACCGGCACGTGTCCCACGACTTCCTGGAGATCCGCTTCAAGATCCAGCGTCTGCTGGAGCCGCGGCAGtacatgctgctgctgcccgagCACGTGATGGTGAAGATCTTCAGCTACCTGCCCACGCAGGCGCTGGCCGCCCTCAAGTGCTCCTGCCACTACTTCAAGTCCATCATCGAGACGTTCGGCGTGCGGGCGGCCGACTCGCGCTGGAACCGGGACCCG CTCTACCGCGACGACCCGTGCAAGCAGTGCAAGAAGCGCTACGAGCGC GGGGACGTGTCGCTGTGCCGCTGGCACCCCAAGCCCTACCACCACGACCTGCCCTACGGT CGCTCGTACTGGATGTGCTGCCGCCGC ACCGACCGCGAGGCGCCGGGCTGCCGCACCGGCCTGCACGACAACAACTGGGTGCACCCGGCCGGcggctggcggcggcggcggcggcgcgcgcaGGGACGAGGGCAGGTGAGGGCGGCACGGacgacggacggacggacgcgGCGGACACGGACGCGCGGACGGCTCGCGGGGCGGCAAAAGCGCCGCCGCGG AAACTGCGATTCGGCCTCCAAAACTGCAGAGAACAATTTCTCACAGCCCGCAGCTGCCAACACCAAGAACTCCGGCTGCCCTCGGAGAGCCACGTGCCTCCCGTGCACCGACGTTGACGCGCAGCAGGGGTGA
- the SIRT2 gene encoding NAD-dependent protein deacetylase sirtuin-2, with protein MELLRALLSRTLGLGGDRAEPVLDELSLAGVGRFIKSDRCKNIVCMVGAGISTSAGIPDFRSPGTGLYSNLQSYNLPYPEAIFEIGFFKKHPEPFFALARELYPGQFKPTVCHYFMRLLQDKGLLLRCYTQNIDTLERVAGLDPELLVEAHGTFFTSHCLRASCRQSYSLAWMRERIFSSLVPKCEKCQGLVKPDIVFFGENLPSRFFALLESDFGKVDLLLIMGTSLQVQPFASLISRVPTNTPRLLINKEKTGQSDPLMSLMGFGGMDFDSDKAYRDVAWLGDCDSGCLALAELLGWKEELEELVRREHAAIDAKAGDRDGGAPQKPRGDEDKDGGSPKKSLGDEGKAESEPKKGPGGKAKAEKDPKKPQGGDKDKAEDDPEKSRGGQ; from the exons A TGGAGCTGCTGCGGGCGCTGCTGTCCCGGACCCTGGGGCTCGGCGGGGACCGAGCGGAGCCGGTGCTGGACGAGCTGAGCCTGGCGGGCGTCGGGCGCTTCATCAAGAGTGACCGGT GTAAGAACATCGTGTGCATGGTGGGCGCCGGCATCTCCACCT ctgcCGGGATCCCCGATTTCCGCTCCCCCGGCACCGGGCTCTACTCCAACCTGCAGAGCTACAACCTGCCCTACCCCGAGGCCATCTTCGAGATCGGGTTCTTCAAG aaACACCCAGAGCCCTTCTTCGCCCTCGCCCGCGAGCTCTACCCGGGGCAGTTCAAG CCCACGGTGTGCCACTACTTCATGCGGCTGCTGCAGGACAAGGGGCTCTTGCTGCGCTGCTACACCCAG AACATCGACACCCTGGAGAGGGTGGCGGGGCTGGACCCGGAGCTGCTGGTGGAGGCTCACGGCACCTTCTTCACCTCGCACTGCCTGCGGGCCTCGTGCCGCCAGAGCTACAGCCTGGCCTGGATGAGGG agcGGATTTTCTCCTCCCTCGTCCCTAAATGTGAGAAGTGCCAGGGGCTGGTGAAACCTG ACATTGTGTTTTTTGGGGAGAACCTCCCCTCGCGCTTCTTCGCCCTCCTGGAGTCG GACTTTGGGAAGGTCGACCTGCTGCTCATCATGGGCACCTCGCTGCAGGTGCAGCCCTTTGCCTCCCTCATCAGCAG GGTCCCCACCAACACCCCCAGACTCCTCATCAACAAGGAGAAGACGGGGCAG AGTGACCCCCTGATGTCCCTGATGGGCTTTGGTGGCATGGACTTTGACTCGGACAAGGCCTACAG GGACGTGGCCTGGCTGGGGGACTGCGACAGCGGGTGCCTGGCTCTGGCTGAGCTCCTGGGCTGGAAG gaggagctggaggagctggtgcGCAGGGAACACGCGGCCATCGACGCCAAGGCGGGCGACAGGGATGGGGGCGCCCCCCAAAAGCCCCGGGGGGACGAGGACAAGGACGGGGGGAGCCCCAAAAAGAGCCTGGGGGACGAGGGAAAAGCTGAGAGTGAGCCCAAGAAGGGCCCGGGGGGCAAGGCCAAGGCTGAAAaggaccccaaaaaaccccagggGGGGGACAAGGACAAGGCTGAAGATGACCCGGAAAAGTCacggggggggcagtga
- the SARS2 gene encoding serine--tRNA ligase, mitochondrial isoform X2, giving the protein MAARRALLRAAGRAAGGRRGAAGAASGPGPAPASSPGAGAAPGPDPAPGPSPGTAPGLGPAPGASPGAAAGRSRLYEHAREGLSARPQLDVTALSERDVERRRGPLGGAALREIVRTWSRLGKVRDGIARLEAEKGRVAQGVREIMASQDKAAAKTPELAALRERGRSLRGQLRVLQAEESELEQRFYLGALQLPNRTHPAVPVGDQSQARLLEVVGEKPVFDFKPKGHLELGEGLDIIRQRRLSHVSGHRSYYLCGAGALLQHALVTFTLQKLLSKGFLPMAVPDLLRGAVFEGCGVQPSAAPSQVYSIDPARFEDLCLAGTSEVGIAGYFMDHAVQLQDLPVRVVCSSTCYRAETDTGREPWGLYRVHQFTKVEMFGVTAAERGTESEELLDEFLGLQKEIFSELGLHYRVLDMPTEELGLPAYRKFDIEAWMPGRGKFGEISSASNCTDYQSRRLNIMYSGEGGRLSHAHTVNGTACAVPRLLIALLECNQLPDGRVRVPPALQPLVGREVLARPPAPLLSYIGPNQPGGGPPKMGRGP; this is encoded by the exons atggcggcgcgcCGGGCGCTGCTGCGGGCGGCGGGacgggcggcgggcgggcggcgcggggccgcgGGGGCAGCTTCCGGTCCGGGTCCCGCTCCCGCGTCCTCTCCTGGTGCTGGGGCCGCTCCCGGTCCGGACCCTGCTCCCGGGCCTTCCCCCGGTACCGCTCCCGGTCTGGGCCCCGCTCCCGGGGCCTCTCCCGGGGCCGCGGCCGGGAGGAGCCGGCTGTACGAGCACGCGCGTGAGGGGCTGAGCGCGCGGCCGCAGCTGGACGTGACCGCGCTCAGCGAGCGGGACGTGGAGCGGCGCCGCGGGCCGCTAGGGGGCGCCGCGCTCCGCGAGATC GTGCGGACGTGGTCGCGGCTCGGGAAGGTGCGCGATGGCATCGCCCGGCTGGAGGCGGAGAAGGGGCGCGTGGCCCAGGGGGTCCGCGAGATCATG GCCTCCCAGgacaaggcagcggccaagacg ccggAGCTGGCAGCgctgcgggagcggggccggagccTCCGGGGGCAGCTCCGGGTGCTCCAGGCCGAGGAATCTGAGCTGGAGCAGAGATTCTACCTgggggccctgcagctgcccaacAGGACCCACCCCGCTGTG cccgtCGGGGACCAGAGCCAGGCCCGGCTGCTCGAGGTGGTTGGGGAGAAAccag tgTTCGATTTCAAGCCAAAGGGACACCTGGAGctgggggaggggctggacatCATCCGGCAGAG GCGCCTGTCCCACGTGTCCGGCCATCGCTCCTATTACctgtgcggggccggggccctgcTCCAGCACGCCCTCGTCACCTTCACCCTGCAGAAACTGCTCAGCAAG ggcttccTGCCCATGGCGGTGCCGGACCTGCTGCGAGGAGCCGTTTTT gagGGCTGCGGGGTCCAGCCCAGCGCCGCCCCCTCCCAGGTTTACAGCATCGACCCCGCGCGCTTCGAGGACCTGTGCCTGGCCGGGACCTCGGAGGTGGGGATtgcag GGTATTTCATGGACCACGCTGTGCAGCTGCAGGACCTGCCTGTCAG GGTCGTGTGCTCCAGCACCTGCTACCGCGCCGAGACCGACACGGGCCGCGAGCCCTGGGGGCTCTACCGCGTGCACCAGTTCACCaag GTGGAGATGTTCGGGGTGACGGCGGCCGAGCGCGGCACCGAGAGCGAGGAGCTGCTGGACGAGTTCCTGGGGCTCCAGAAGGAGATTTTCTCAGAGCTGGGGCTCCATTACCG TGTCCTGGACATGCCCACGGAGGAGTTGGGGCTCCCCGCCTACCGCAAGTTCGACATCGAGGCCTGGATGCCCGGAcggggcaaatttggggag ATTTCCAGCGCCTCCAACTGCACCGATTACCAGAGCCGGCGGCTGAACATCATGTACAGCGGGGAGGGGGGCCGGCTCAGCCACGCCCACACG GTGAACGGCACCGCCTGCGCCGTGCCCCGGCTGCTGATCGCGCTCCTCGAGTGCAACCAGCTCCCG GACGGGCGCGTCCGCGTGCCCCCCGCGCTGCAGCCGCTGGTGGGGCGGGAGGTGCTGGCCCGGCCCCCCGCGCCCCTCCTGAGCTACATCGGCCCCAACCAGCCCGGGGGCGGcccccccaaaatggggagggggcCCTGA
- the SARS2 gene encoding serine--tRNA ligase, mitochondrial isoform X3 → MAARRALLRAAGRAAGGRRGAAGAASGPGPAPASSPGAGAAPGPDPAPGPSPGTAPGLGPAPGASPGAAAGRSRLYEHAREGLSARPQLDVTALSERDVERRRGPLGGAALREIVRTWSRLGKVRDGIARLEAEKGRVAQGVREIMASQDKAAAKTQPELAALRERGRSLRGQLRVLQAEESELEQRFYLGALQLPNRTHPAVPVGDQSQARLLEVVGEKPVFDFKPKGHLELGEGLDIIRQRRLSHVSGHRSYYLCGAGALLQHALVTFTLQKLLSKGFLPMAVPDLLRGAVFVYSIDPARFEDLCLAGTSEVGIAGYFMDHAVQLQDLPVRVVCSSTCYRAETDTGREPWGLYRVHQFTKVEMFGVTAAERGTESEELLDEFLGLQKEIFSELGLHYRVLDMPTEELGLPAYRKFDIEAWMPGRGKFGEISSASNCTDYQSRRLNIMYSGEGGRLSHAHTVNGTACAVPRLLIALLECNQLPDGRVRVPPALQPLVGREVLARPPAPLLSYIGPNQPGGGPPKMGRGP, encoded by the exons atggcggcgcgcCGGGCGCTGCTGCGGGCGGCGGGacgggcggcgggcgggcggcgcggggccgcgGGGGCAGCTTCCGGTCCGGGTCCCGCTCCCGCGTCCTCTCCTGGTGCTGGGGCCGCTCCCGGTCCGGACCCTGCTCCCGGGCCTTCCCCCGGTACCGCTCCCGGTCTGGGCCCCGCTCCCGGGGCCTCTCCCGGGGCCGCGGCCGGGAGGAGCCGGCTGTACGAGCACGCGCGTGAGGGGCTGAGCGCGCGGCCGCAGCTGGACGTGACCGCGCTCAGCGAGCGGGACGTGGAGCGGCGCCGCGGGCCGCTAGGGGGCGCCGCGCTCCGCGAGATC GTGCGGACGTGGTCGCGGCTCGGGAAGGTGCGCGATGGCATCGCCCGGCTGGAGGCGGAGAAGGGGCGCGTGGCCCAGGGGGTCCGCGAGATCATG GCCTCCCAGgacaaggcagcggccaagacg cagccggAGCTGGCAGCgctgcgggagcggggccggagccTCCGGGGGCAGCTCCGGGTGCTCCAGGCCGAGGAATCTGAGCTGGAGCAGAGATTCTACCTgggggccctgcagctgcccaacAGGACCCACCCCGCTGTG cccgtCGGGGACCAGAGCCAGGCCCGGCTGCTCGAGGTGGTTGGGGAGAAAccag tgTTCGATTTCAAGCCAAAGGGACACCTGGAGctgggggaggggctggacatCATCCGGCAGAG GCGCCTGTCCCACGTGTCCGGCCATCGCTCCTATTACctgtgcggggccggggccctgcTCCAGCACGCCCTCGTCACCTTCACCCTGCAGAAACTGCTCAGCAAG ggcttccTGCCCATGGCGGTGCCGGACCTGCTGCGAGGAGCCGTTTTT GTTTACAGCATCGACCCCGCGCGCTTCGAGGACCTGTGCCTGGCCGGGACCTCGGAGGTGGGGATtgcag GGTATTTCATGGACCACGCTGTGCAGCTGCAGGACCTGCCTGTCAG GGTCGTGTGCTCCAGCACCTGCTACCGCGCCGAGACCGACACGGGCCGCGAGCCCTGGGGGCTCTACCGCGTGCACCAGTTCACCaag GTGGAGATGTTCGGGGTGACGGCGGCCGAGCGCGGCACCGAGAGCGAGGAGCTGCTGGACGAGTTCCTGGGGCTCCAGAAGGAGATTTTCTCAGAGCTGGGGCTCCATTACCG TGTCCTGGACATGCCCACGGAGGAGTTGGGGCTCCCCGCCTACCGCAAGTTCGACATCGAGGCCTGGATGCCCGGAcggggcaaatttggggag ATTTCCAGCGCCTCCAACTGCACCGATTACCAGAGCCGGCGGCTGAACATCATGTACAGCGGGGAGGGGGGCCGGCTCAGCCACGCCCACACG GTGAACGGCACCGCCTGCGCCGTGCCCCGGCTGCTGATCGCGCTCCTCGAGTGCAACCAGCTCCCG GACGGGCGCGTCCGCGTGCCCCCCGCGCTGCAGCCGCTGGTGGGGCGGGAGGTGCTGGCCCGGCCCCCCGCGCCCCTCCTGAGCTACATCGGCCCCAACCAGCCCGGGGGCGGcccccccaaaatggggagggggcCCTGA
- the MRPS12 gene encoding small ribosomal subunit protein uS12m yields MSLRAVLRAAASLPRCTPSLLMPPPPACAPRCPMATLNQMHRRGRSAPPPRQPGATLGRPQLKAVVLKNLIRKPKKPNSANRRCVRVRLSTGREAVAFVPGEGHNLQEHHVVLVQGGRTQDLPGVKLTVVRGKHDCAHVQPKK; encoded by the exons ATGTCGCTGCGCGCCGTGCTCAGGGCCGCCGCCTCGCTGCCGCGCTGCA CCCCGTCCCTGCTCATGCCGCCGCCTCCTGCCTGTGCCCCgcgctgccccatggccaccctGAACCAGATGCAccggcggggccgctccgcgCCGCCTCCCCGCCAGCCGGGCGCCACGCTGGGCCGGCCGCAGCTCAAGGCCGTGGTGCTCAAGAACCTGATCCGCAAGCCCAAGAAGCCCAACTCGGCCAACCGGCGCTGCGTGCGCGTGCGGCTGAGCACAGGCCGCGAGGCCGTGGCCTTCGTGCCCGGCGAGGGCCACAACCTGCAGGAGCACCACGTCGTGCTGGTGCAGGGCGGGCGCACGCAGGACCTGCCCGGCGTCAAGCTGACCGTGGTGCGCGGCAAGCACGACTGCGCGCACGTGCAGCCCAAGAAATGA
- the NFKBIB gene encoding LOW QUALITY PROTEIN: NF-kappa-B inhibitor beta (The sequence of the model RefSeq protein was modified relative to this genomic sequence to represent the inferred CDS: deleted 1 base in 1 codon), whose amino-acid sequence MAAAAPAAPAAPGEAKRPEGDEWCDSGLGSLGDGPLGPPLPASPAAEPPEPLADPAAWLRHVLSFVTDEGDTALHLAVIHEHLEFLESILRHTEHSPYLDLQNDLGQTALHIAVVLGLAGAVRRLRAAGAAVAVRERGGHTALHLACREGHPACARALLGRPPDPRDAPRDPRQEEEERRAQLDSVNYDGYTPLHVAVLRRDPELVQLLLRAGADPDRPEPSCGRSPLHLAVEAQSPEVAECLLRAGARPEPRTFSGLTPLRSARRRPDPRLPPLLRRFGARDPPGGDSGDDSSDSGGDSEGGAEDSQDEYDDIVITSRRCPA is encoded by the exons ATGGCGGCCGCGGCCCCCGCGGCCCCGGCGGCCCCCGGCGAGGCCAAGCGCCCCGAGGGCGACGAGTGGTGCGACAGCGGGCTGGGCTCGCTGGGCGACGGGCCGCTGGGGCCGCCGCTGCCCGCCAGCCCCGCGgcggagccccccgagcccctcGCTGACCCCGCGGCCTGGCTGCGGCACGTCCTGAGCTTCGTCACCGACGAGGGCGACAC GGCCCTGCACCTGGCCGTGATCCACGAGCACCTGGAGTTCCTGGAGTCCATCCTGCGGCACACGGAGCACTCGCCCTACCTGGACCTGCAGAACGACCTGGGCCAG ACCGCCCTGCACATCGCcgtggtgctggggctggccggcGCCGTGCGGCGGctgcgggcggcgggcgcggccgtGGCCGTGCGGGAGCGGGGCGGTCACACGGCGCTGCACCTGGCCTGCCGCGAGGGCCACCCCGCCTGCGCCCGCGCCCTGCTG GGACGCCCCCCCGACCCCCGGGacgccccccgggacccccggcaggaggaggaggagcggcggGCGCAGCTGGACAGCGTCAACTACGACG GTTACACCCCCCTGCACGTGGCCGTGCTGCGCCGCGACCCCGAGctggtgcagctgctgctccGCGCCGGCGCCGACCCCGACCGGCCG GAGCCGAGCTGCGGCCGCAGCCCCCTGCACTTGGCCGTGGAGGCGCAGAGCCCCGAGGTGGCCGAGTGCCTGCTGCGGGCCGGGGCGCGGCCGGAGCCCCGCACCTTCTCGGGGCTCACCCCGCTgcgcagcgcccggcgccgccccGACCCCCGCCTGCCGCCCCTGCTGCGCCGCTTCGGGGCCCGCGACCCGCCCGGCGGCGACAGCGGCGACGACAGCAGCGACAGCGGCGGCGACAGCGAGGGCGGGGCCGAGGACAGCCAG GACGAGTACGACGACATCGTCATCACCAGCCGGCGCTGCCCGGCCTGA